In a genomic window of Prochlorococcus marinus subsp. marinus str. CCMP1375:
- the acnB gene encoding bifunctional aconitate hydratase 2/2-methylisocitrate dehydratase, with protein MLKNYHEEALKRQHKCIPPLPLDHEQTHELTKLLEKPPSETDAEFLLDLLENRIPPGVDKASYIKASWLSSVAQKAIISPLVSPAKATQLLGTMMGGYNVSALLEILKNKDQELANIAAESLSNTLLIYDALNDVMELAKSNAFAKKIIDSWANAEWFTRRAKLQSKIIVTVFKVSGETNTDDLSPATHATTRPDIPLHALAMLETRDPEGLKTITSLKKKGHSIAYVGDVVGTGSSRKSAINSVLWHIGEDIPYVPNKRSGGIILGGKIAPIFFNTAEDSGALPIECDVSKLRTGDVITIHPYEGKIERYENGENIASFELKPSTILDEIQAGGRIPLLIGRALTDKVREKLGLEPIDIFIRPGKQTDNCHGFTQAQKIVGKACGLKGIEPGTSCTPVITTVGSQDTTGPMTRDEMKELACLGFSADLVMQSFCHTAAYPKPVDIQTHKELPDFFAERGGVALKPGDGIIHSWLNRMLLPDTVGTGGDSHTRFPLGISFPGGSGVVAFAAAIGAMPLDMPESVLVKFKGSLQPGITLRDVVNAIPLIAIQKGLLTVSKENKINIFNGKIMEIEGLPNLKLEQAFELTDASAERSCAGCTIQLSKETISEYLRSNISLLKNMMARGYKDARTLNRRINEMEKWLKKPKLLKADLNAIYSDQIEINLDELYEPVLACPNDPDNVKLLSKEAGQAIQEVFIGSCMTNIGHYRAAAKILENAGVIKARLWICPPTRMDEEILKEEGYYKIFEKAGSRMELPGCSLCMGNQARVEDNTTVFSTSTRNFNNRLGKGAQVYLGSAELAAVCALLGRIPTLNEYKTIAAEKINPLSDELYRYLNFNEIDNFEEKGKIISEDALEKLIKAT; from the coding sequence ATGCTGAAAAATTATCATGAAGAAGCTTTAAAAAGGCAGCACAAATGTATTCCTCCTCTCCCTTTAGATCATGAACAAACTCATGAACTCACGAAATTACTTGAAAAACCACCATCAGAGACAGATGCAGAATTTTTATTAGACCTTCTCGAAAATCGTATTCCACCTGGTGTTGACAAAGCATCCTATATAAAAGCCTCTTGGCTTAGCTCAGTAGCTCAAAAAGCAATTATCAGCCCACTTGTAAGTCCTGCTAAGGCAACTCAGCTTTTAGGAACAATGATGGGTGGCTATAACGTTTCGGCGCTTCTAGAAATCTTGAAGAATAAAGATCAAGAACTAGCAAATATTGCTGCTGAGAGTTTAAGTAACACACTTTTAATTTATGACGCTTTAAATGACGTAATGGAGTTAGCAAAAAGCAATGCTTTTGCTAAAAAAATTATAGACAGTTGGGCAAATGCAGAATGGTTTACTCGAAGGGCAAAATTGCAAAGCAAAATCATTGTCACTGTGTTTAAAGTCTCAGGGGAAACAAATACAGACGATCTATCTCCTGCTACTCATGCAACAACACGACCTGACATTCCGCTTCATGCACTAGCAATGCTTGAAACAAGAGATCCTGAAGGTCTTAAAACAATTACTTCTCTTAAAAAGAAAGGACACTCTATTGCTTATGTAGGAGATGTTGTAGGAACAGGTAGCTCTCGAAAATCAGCCATTAACTCTGTTCTATGGCATATAGGTGAAGATATTCCTTATGTTCCCAATAAACGCTCAGGTGGAATAATTCTTGGAGGCAAAATCGCACCTATTTTTTTCAATACTGCTGAAGATTCAGGTGCTTTACCTATTGAGTGTGACGTCAGCAAATTAAGAACTGGTGATGTAATTACAATCCATCCTTATGAAGGTAAAATTGAAAGGTATGAAAATGGAGAAAATATTGCATCATTCGAATTAAAACCATCAACAATTTTAGATGAAATTCAAGCAGGAGGGCGTATCCCACTACTCATAGGTAGAGCTTTAACTGACAAAGTGAGAGAAAAACTCGGCTTAGAGCCAATAGATATCTTTATTCGTCCTGGAAAACAGACAGATAACTGCCATGGATTTACACAAGCTCAGAAAATTGTTGGCAAAGCTTGTGGCCTAAAGGGAATTGAGCCAGGTACAAGTTGTACTCCTGTAATTACAACAGTAGGAAGTCAAGATACAACAGGGCCAATGACAAGAGATGAGATGAAAGAGCTCGCATGTCTTGGTTTTTCAGCTGATCTAGTTATGCAGAGCTTTTGTCATACCGCAGCATATCCAAAACCAGTAGACATTCAAACCCACAAAGAATTACCTGATTTCTTTGCAGAAAGAGGAGGAGTAGCACTCAAACCTGGAGATGGAATTATTCATAGCTGGCTTAATAGAATGCTATTACCAGATACAGTAGGTACAGGAGGTGATAGTCATACTCGTTTCCCTCTAGGCATTTCTTTCCCTGGAGGATCTGGTGTAGTTGCCTTTGCCGCTGCAATTGGTGCAATGCCATTGGATATGCCGGAATCAGTCTTAGTGAAATTTAAAGGCTCTTTACAACCAGGCATTACATTACGAGATGTCGTTAATGCAATTCCTCTCATAGCAATTCAAAAAGGATTACTAACAGTCTCGAAAGAAAACAAAATTAATATTTTCAACGGCAAAATTATGGAAATAGAAGGGTTACCGAATCTCAAACTAGAACAAGCATTCGAACTTACAGATGCAAGTGCAGAAAGGTCATGCGCTGGATGCACTATTCAACTATCAAAAGAGACAATATCAGAATATCTGCGTAGCAATATTTCGCTATTAAAAAACATGATGGCTCGAGGTTACAAAGATGCTCGAACACTTAATAGACGTATTAATGAGATGGAGAAATGGTTAAAAAAACCAAAATTATTAAAAGCGGATCTCAATGCAATTTATTCTGATCAAATCGAGATCAATCTTGATGAACTATATGAACCAGTTTTAGCATGTCCAAATGATCCTGATAATGTAAAACTCCTTAGTAAAGAGGCAGGTCAAGCAATCCAAGAAGTATTTATTGGCTCATGTATGACTAATATTGGACATTATCGAGCTGCAGCAAAGATTCTAGAAAATGCAGGAGTCATTAAAGCAAGATTATGGATTTGTCCACCTACACGTATGGACGAAGAAATACTAAAAGAAGAAGGTTATTACAAAATATTTGAAAAAGCTGGTAGTCGAATGGAACTACCAGGTTGTTCTCTTTGCATGGGTAATCAAGCAAGGGTGGAAGATAACACAACAGTATTCTCAACGAGCACAAGAAATTTCAACAATAGACTAGGTAAAGGTGCACAAGTTTATTTAGGTAGTGCAGAATTAGCGGCAGTTTGCGCCTTACTAGGTCGTATACCAACATTGAATGAATATAAAACTATAGCGGCAGAGAAAATAAATCCACTCTCTGATGAACTATATCGTTATCTAAATTTCAATGAGATTGATAACTTTGAAGAAAAAGGAAAAATTATTAGCGAAGATGCGCTCGAAAAACTTATAAAGGCTACATAA
- a CDS encoding ClC family H(+)/Cl(-) exchange transporter: protein MKKVNEISIRLKQSYSSHSIRNLLRQRWFVVVLALGLTGLGAALTGVLFKEGIYLLDNWRLNLLKMQPAWLILPALGGIGGLLSGTLISKLSPAAGGSGVTHIMAFLRHRKVPMGLRVGIIKLMAGIISIGSGFPLGPEGPAVQMGGSVAWKMAQWLNAPIAFRRVIVAAGGGAGIAAIFSAPIGGFIYTMEELLHSARPVILLLVVITTFWADTWADVLQAIGLNGHTGGFDQTLGFQIEREYTPLIHFLPIDLGYLIALGIIVGVLAELYCKYVLIMQRKGNQWFKNKLILRMSISGVILGIVYSFLPEEFHHVGELQNLIAIGNANIYLSLGTFVVLFFTTGLAAASKAPGGLFFPMLTLGGCIGSACGTWVATLTGHVPSTYIFAGMGAFVASCSRTPITAMFLAFALTKDLLMLKPVLVACITSFLVAQLINEKSIYERQIEMELNEPTEVENSELSLPPPN, encoded by the coding sequence ATGAAGAAAGTTAATGAAATAAGTATACGACTTAAACAAAGTTACTCCAGTCATAGTATTCGTAATTTATTACGTCAGCGATGGTTTGTAGTCGTCTTGGCATTAGGTTTAACAGGCCTAGGTGCAGCATTAACCGGTGTCCTCTTTAAAGAAGGTATTTATCTTTTAGATAATTGGCGACTAAACCTTCTTAAAATGCAGCCAGCATGGCTGATCTTGCCTGCTTTAGGAGGAATAGGCGGGCTATTATCTGGAACACTAATCTCCAAATTATCTCCTGCAGCAGGAGGTTCAGGTGTAACTCATATCATGGCTTTTTTACGTCATAGAAAAGTGCCCATGGGGTTAAGAGTTGGAATAATCAAATTAATGGCAGGAATAATATCTATAGGAAGTGGTTTTCCACTTGGCCCTGAAGGCCCCGCAGTACAGATGGGAGGTTCTGTTGCATGGAAAATGGCGCAATGGTTAAACGCTCCTATAGCCTTTAGACGTGTAATCGTTGCTGCAGGAGGGGGTGCAGGTATCGCAGCAATATTTAGTGCACCAATAGGCGGCTTCATTTATACAATGGAGGAATTACTACACTCAGCACGACCTGTAATTCTTCTACTCGTTGTTATCACAACCTTTTGGGCTGATACATGGGCTGATGTCTTACAAGCAATTGGATTAAATGGCCATACTGGTGGATTTGATCAAACTCTTGGTTTTCAAATTGAACGTGAATATACCCCTTTAATACATTTTCTCCCAATAGACCTTGGATATTTAATAGCTCTAGGAATAATAGTAGGTGTTTTAGCAGAACTCTATTGTAAATATGTCCTAATAATGCAACGTAAAGGAAATCAATGGTTTAAAAATAAACTTATTCTAAGAATGTCAATTAGTGGGGTAATACTAGGAATTGTTTATTCCTTTTTACCAGAAGAATTTCACCATGTAGGAGAACTACAAAATTTAATTGCTATTGGCAATGCAAATATTTATTTATCTTTAGGTACATTTGTCGTTTTATTCTTTACCACAGGACTCGCTGCTGCTTCAAAAGCACCTGGAGGGCTATTTTTCCCAATGCTCACACTTGGAGGGTGTATTGGATCAGCATGTGGAACGTGGGTCGCAACCTTAACTGGACATGTGCCAAGCACATACATCTTTGCAGGGATGGGAGCATTTGTTGCTAGTTGCTCAAGAACACCAATTACAGCAATGTTTTTAGCATTTGCGCTGACAAAAGATCTTTTAATGCTAAAACCAGTCTTAGTGGCTTGTATTACCAGCTTTTTAGTCGCTCAACTCATTAATGAAAAATCAATCTATGAAAGACAAATCGAAATGGAGTTAAATGAACCAACAGAAGTAGAAAATTCTGAATTATCTCTTCCTCCCCCTAACTAA
- a CDS encoding B12-binding domain-containing radical SAM protein: MAFPNTYSVGITSLGFQIIWATLAQRIDIDVRRQFTDQEDAPHRRNDLFGFSLSWELDGPVLLDLLEKNKIPIWSQKRSENDPIVFGGGQVLTANPEPFAPFLDVVLLGDGENLLPAFINTIQEKKDLSRTEKLKALAQVPGIYVPIFYQPQYNCSGELIGITPTSPDIPSKISKQTWKKNILSHSTVITPEAAWPNIHMIEVVRSCPELCRFCLASYLNLPFRNSSLEAGLIPAVEKGFAITKRIGLLGASISQHPEFEDLLNWLNKDRFEDMRLSLSSVRATTVNLKMTQLLSRRNSKSITIAIESGSEKLRQVINKKLAEEEIFAAARYAKEGGLKSMKLYGMVGLPTENEDDIQASVDLLLKIKQRNSGLRLTFGVSTFVPKAHTPFQWFGLRKESKKRLKKLAKQLKPNGIDFRPESYGWSVIQTLISRSDRRLANVIALVRGSNNSLGGWKKAYKTIQDTSLPNISNQQLPHWEQVINNEWSIDQALPWMHIEGPLTFEQLIKHQEHALIP; encoded by the coding sequence TTGGCTTTCCCAAACACATATTCTGTAGGTATTACGAGTCTTGGATTTCAAATCATCTGGGCAACTCTTGCTCAAAGAATAGATATAGATGTCAGACGACAGTTTACTGACCAAGAAGATGCACCTCATCGGAGAAATGATTTATTTGGATTTTCTCTAAGCTGGGAATTAGACGGACCAGTACTTCTTGATCTACTAGAAAAAAATAAGATTCCTATTTGGAGCCAAAAACGTTCAGAAAATGATCCAATTGTTTTTGGTGGCGGGCAAGTTCTTACAGCAAACCCGGAACCATTCGCTCCTTTTTTAGACGTAGTTCTGCTGGGTGACGGAGAAAACTTATTGCCAGCCTTTATTAATACAATTCAAGAAAAAAAAGACTTATCTCGTACTGAAAAATTAAAAGCACTAGCTCAGGTACCAGGAATATATGTACCAATTTTTTATCAACCTCAATACAATTGCAGTGGTGAATTAATAGGCATCACACCAACTTCTCCAGATATCCCATCAAAAATTTCAAAACAAACTTGGAAAAAAAATATTTTAAGTCACTCAACTGTTATTACACCTGAAGCAGCATGGCCAAATATACACATGATCGAAGTGGTTCGTAGCTGTCCAGAACTTTGTCGATTCTGTTTAGCAAGTTACTTAAATCTACCATTTCGAAATTCATCGCTAGAAGCAGGTCTTATTCCAGCTGTAGAAAAAGGATTTGCTATCACAAAACGAATAGGGTTGTTAGGTGCATCAATCAGTCAACACCCAGAATTTGAAGACTTATTAAATTGGCTCAACAAAGATCGTTTTGAAGATATGAGACTTAGTTTAAGTTCTGTTCGAGCAACAACAGTTAATTTAAAAATGACTCAGTTACTTTCTCGACGTAATAGTAAGTCAATCACAATTGCCATTGAAAGTGGAAGTGAGAAGCTCAGACAAGTAATTAACAAAAAACTTGCCGAAGAAGAAATTTTTGCTGCAGCAAGATATGCAAAAGAAGGAGGGCTAAAAAGTATGAAACTCTACGGAATGGTTGGATTACCAACAGAAAATGAAGATGATATTCAAGCAAGCGTAGATTTACTACTAAAAATCAAACAAAGAAACTCGGGTCTTCGCCTAACATTTGGAGTAAGTACATTTGTGCCTAAAGCTCATACACCCTTTCAGTGGTTTGGTCTTCGTAAAGAAAGTAAAAAAAGACTAAAAAAACTTGCTAAACAATTAAAGCCTAATGGCATAGATTTTCGACCTGAAAGCTACGGATGGAGCGTAATTCAAACACTTATATCAAGAAGTGATAGACGATTGGCTAATGTAATTGCTTTAGTTCGAGGGTCAAACAATAGCCTAGGGGGATGGAAAAAAGCATATAAAACAATCCAAGACACAAGCTTACCAAATATATCTAATCAACAACTTCCGCATTGGGAACAAGTCATTAACAATGAGTGGAGCATAGATCAAGCTTTACCTTGGATGCATATTGAAGGCCCACTAACATTCGAACAACTCATCAAACATCAAGAACACGCTCTGATTCCTTAG
- a CDS encoding O-antigen ligase family protein — MNFLHWLANSKPLKTNLSGWICFQIGLLFLASSAFISGIFFVIAVVLGSRKRFNLCLKDKWNYPLLIASFLMLAGSVRAFSGWLAWVGLANWLPFFWCFWAFQPYVLTAVARRRCALLLLVGTIPVVFSGIGQLWFGLEGPWQFLNGLIIWFIEPGGQPTGRLSGLFNYANIAGAWLALVWPIALATLVQPSMNWTKRSAAFLVLLFIAISLVLTNSRNAWASMFLSMPFVLGTATWFWVLPLMALSLFPVLLSVLPFVPTEIQFIARKIVPEGLWSRLTDLQFATDRPIEATRIFQWKDAIALFYQKPWFGYGAAAFSVLYPLRQGIWHGHAHNLPLELTVAHGLPVAILLVCMILLLLIISFRCCFFKQHTFGINLFDRAWWASTFTLIFIHGADIPMFDSRINLAGWIFLSGLRCLIASKESERVLDV; from the coding sequence ATGAACTTTTTGCATTGGCTTGCTAATTCAAAGCCTTTGAAAACCAATCTATCAGGATGGATATGTTTTCAAATTGGACTTTTATTTTTAGCGTCAAGTGCTTTTATTTCTGGAATATTTTTTGTTATAGCAGTTGTTCTTGGCAGTAGAAAAAGGTTCAATCTTTGCTTGAAAGATAAATGGAATTATCCCTTATTGATTGCTTCCTTCTTAATGTTGGCTGGTAGTGTGCGAGCGTTTTCTGGCTGGCTTGCTTGGGTTGGATTGGCTAATTGGCTTCCATTCTTTTGGTGTTTTTGGGCTTTTCAGCCTTATGTCTTAACAGCTGTTGCTAGAAGGCGATGTGCTCTTTTGTTACTTGTTGGCACTATTCCTGTTGTGTTTTCAGGGATAGGGCAGCTTTGGTTTGGCTTGGAAGGGCCATGGCAGTTTCTCAATGGTTTAATTATTTGGTTTATTGAACCAGGAGGTCAGCCAACTGGTCGTTTATCAGGTCTTTTCAATTACGCAAATATTGCAGGGGCTTGGTTGGCATTAGTTTGGCCAATCGCCTTGGCTACTTTAGTGCAGCCTTCTATGAATTGGACAAAGAGAAGCGCAGCTTTTCTTGTTCTCTTATTCATAGCTATTTCGTTGGTATTAACTAATTCTAGAAATGCTTGGGCAAGTATGTTTTTATCTATGCCTTTTGTTTTAGGAACTGCTACTTGGTTTTGGGTTCTCCCTTTAATGGCTCTATCGCTGTTTCCAGTATTGTTATCTGTACTTCCATTTGTTCCTACGGAGATACAGTTTATTGCTAGAAAAATTGTTCCTGAAGGATTGTGGAGTCGTTTAACTGATCTTCAATTTGCTACTGATAGGCCAATAGAGGCTACAAGAATATTTCAATGGAAAGATGCTATCGCATTATTTTATCAAAAACCATGGTTTGGATATGGTGCTGCAGCGTTTTCTGTACTTTATCCACTTAGACAGGGAATTTGGCATGGGCATGCGCATAATTTGCCCCTTGAACTAACAGTTGCTCATGGTTTGCCAGTAGCAATATTGCTTGTTTGTATGATTCTTTTATTATTAATTATTTCTTTTAGGTGTTGCTTTTTTAAGCAGCATACTTTCGGAATTAATTTGTTTGATCGAGCATGGTGGGCTTCAACTTTTACTCTGATATTTATTCATGGTGCAGATATTCCTATGTTTGATAGTCGTATTAATCTGGCAGGATGGATATTTTTATCTGGATTACGGTGTTTGATTGCTTCTAAGGAATCAGAGCGTGTTCTTGATGTTTGA
- a CDS encoding FAD-dependent oxidoreductase gives MAIQDIAIIGGGIVGSTTAFHLAKLGHNVMIIDPELSKPISYKDSITGSKASLGILMGYVFRRSSGRSWKLRKRSMELWPSLLQTLSKSDSLLQIETPLIQIAKNHQEMEWIKKIINEKSHLGVAQLKSTSKESQGRSWPEVIYGGLISKQDGRIDPIKLLKSLMISLEKLQVDKINAKVISLQRVSTNKKVKWKLNLNSHSIINTDCIIICSALGSQSLLKTAGHEYPMESVLGQVIQLKLHDHEGNWENWPSVLNINGINLIPQKNNELLVGATLEKGDQPNKLNLESLKNLNGKAPNWLLSSSIENHWYGIRAKPVNQAAPLLEKIEPGLILNAGHYRNGILLAPACAEWVAKQIEN, from the coding sequence ATGGCTATACAAGATATTGCGATCATTGGAGGAGGAATAGTAGGTAGTACAACAGCTTTTCATCTCGCAAAGCTAGGGCATAACGTTATGATTATTGATCCTGAACTCAGCAAGCCAATCTCATATAAAGACTCAATCACAGGAAGCAAAGCATCATTAGGCATCCTCATGGGGTATGTATTTAGAAGATCATCAGGGCGCAGTTGGAAGCTTAGAAAACGAAGTATGGAACTATGGCCCTCATTACTGCAAACCTTATCTAAATCTGATTCCCTATTGCAAATAGAAACCCCACTCATTCAAATAGCAAAAAATCATCAAGAGATGGAATGGATAAAAAAAATAATTAATGAAAAGAGTCACTTAGGAGTAGCTCAATTAAAAAGTACGTCAAAAGAATCGCAAGGACGTTCTTGGCCAGAAGTTATATATGGAGGGTTAATCTCAAAACAAGATGGACGTATTGATCCAATAAAGCTACTAAAATCCCTAATGATTAGTTTAGAAAAACTACAAGTAGATAAAATCAATGCAAAAGTTATTTCTCTGCAACGAGTATCAACCAACAAGAAAGTTAAATGGAAATTAAATTTAAATAGTCACTCTATTATCAATACAGATTGTATAATTATTTGTTCAGCTTTAGGAAGCCAATCGCTTCTGAAAACGGCAGGGCATGAGTATCCTATGGAATCAGTCCTAGGACAAGTAATACAACTTAAGCTGCATGATCATGAAGGGAATTGGGAGAATTGGCCTAGTGTTCTAAATATTAATGGTATTAATCTGATTCCCCAAAAAAATAACGAGTTACTTGTAGGTGCAACTTTAGAAAAAGGAGATCAGCCAAATAAGTTAAATTTAGAAAGCTTGAAAAACCTCAATGGAAAGGCACCCAATTGGCTTCTAAGCTCTTCTATTGAGAATCATTGGTATGGAATAAGAGCCAAACCTGTAAACCAAGCCGCTCCTTTACTAGAAAAGATTGAACCAGGGCTAATACTTAATGCAGGCCATTATAGAAATGGAATATTATTGGCTCCCGCATGTGCGGAATGGGTAGCAAAACAAATAGAAAATTGA